One window of Epinephelus moara isolate mb unplaced genomic scaffold, YSFRI_EMoa_1.0 scaffold3069, whole genome shotgun sequence genomic DNA carries:
- the LOC126387245 gene encoding GTPase IMAP family member 4-like, translating into WRVTSDFRPLQEAGPELQEVLRKAGNRYHIFSNLKLNDRGQVLDLLEKVEEMVGANGGEFYSNYTYQEVVTMLRQREAKLREFYKKKVEEEIKRVESKYEKKLSEAQQKRQKVEERLQAELQEVKRYYRVLESGVRQVVEQMVPTDSFSEVLSQFNETQRLKFTS; encoded by the coding sequence GCGGGACCTGAGCTGCAGGAGGTCCTGAGGAAGGCAGGAAACAGGTATCACATCTTCAGCAACCTCAAACTCAACGATCGTGGACAGGTCCTGGATCTGCTGgagaaggtggaggagatggttgGTGCCAACGGAGGAGAGTTTTACTCCAACTACACCTACCAGGAGGTGGTGACGATGCTGCGTCAGAGAGAGGCCAAGCTCAGAGAGTTCTACAAGAAGAAAGTGGAGGAAGAAATCAAACGTGTGGAGTCAAAGTACGAGaagaagctgagtgaagctCAACAGAAGCGTCAGAAGGTGGAGGAGAGGCTGCAGGCTGAGCTGCAGGAGGTGAAGCGCTACTATCGGGTTTTAGAGAGCGGAGTCCGTCAGGTCGTGGAGCAGATGGTGCCGACTGACTCCTTCAGTGAAGTTCTCTCCCAGTTTAATGAGACTCAGAGGCTAAAATTCACttcttaa